A stretch of the Lusitaniella coriacea LEGE 07157 genome encodes the following:
- a CDS encoding TVP38/TMEM64 family protein yields the protein MKAKSSTLLLLIYCIVVTVAGIYLIGRFDREQIELWLTQAGIWAPIIYIILYTIGTLLILPSTPLNLSGGAVFGVVEGTLWTTVAAIIAAMVAFAFTRTIGREWVANKLAGRWEAIDAEMRQGGLFYMFAIRLLPLIPYGIVNFAAGLTSIRVRDYLIGTLLGTVPGILPFVMIGASVQDLKKGDVVPLLIALALTGILVGVATWYRRRRQSPEQALKQVESKRQNQGRRGDGETG from the coding sequence GTGAAAGCCAAAAGCAGTACCCTTCTCCTGCTGATCTATTGCATTGTTGTCACAGTTGCAGGAATTTATCTGATTGGTAGATTCGATCGCGAACAGATCGAGCTTTGGCTGACCCAAGCGGGAATTTGGGCACCGATTATTTACATTATTCTCTACACGATTGGTACGCTCCTCATCTTGCCTTCAACCCCTTTGAATCTGAGTGGGGGGGCGGTTTTTGGCGTGGTAGAAGGGACACTTTGGACGACGGTGGCGGCAATAATTGCAGCAATGGTTGCTTTTGCATTCACCCGAACCATTGGACGGGAATGGGTCGCAAACAAATTAGCCGGACGTTGGGAAGCCATCGATGCAGAAATGCGTCAAGGCGGTTTATTTTATATGTTTGCAATTCGCCTGCTTCCCCTGATTCCCTACGGCATTGTGAACTTTGCGGCAGGGTTAACCTCCATTCGCGTTCGCGATTATTTAATTGGAACGCTTTTAGGGACGGTTCCGGGAATTTTACCCTTTGTGATGATCGGTGCCAGCGTTCAAGATTTAAAAAAAGGAGATGTTGTCCCCCTACTCATTGCCTTAGCCTTAACGGGAATTTTAGTGGGCGTTGCAACCTGGTATCGTCGCCGCCGTCAGTCTCCCGAACAGGCGTTGAAGCAAGTGGAGTCGAAACGGCAGAATCAGGGGAGACGGGGTGACGGGGAGACGGGGTGA
- the recA gene encoding recombinase RecA, with translation MATITKNPDKEKALKVVLNQIERNFGKGSIMRLGDATRMRVETISSGAMTLDLALGGGLPKGRVIEIYGPESSGKTTLALHAIAEVQKNGGVAAFVDAEHALDPTYSKALGVDIDNLLVAQPDTGEAALEIVDQLVRSAAVDIVVIDSVAALVPRAEIEGEMGDHQVGAQARLMSKALRKIAGNIGKSESTVIFLNQLRHKIGVTYGSPEVTTGGNALKFYASVRLDIRRIQTLKRGTEGEYGIRAKVKVAKNKVAAPFRIAEFDIIFGQGISQVGCMLDLAEQHGIVNRKGAWYSYNGENISQGRDNAVKYLEENPQVAAEVEQKVRDKLYAVVVPEESASANLNGKGNPEEE, from the coding sequence ATGGCTACTATTACTAAAAATCCAGATAAAGAAAAAGCACTCAAAGTGGTTCTCAATCAGATCGAGCGCAACTTTGGGAAAGGTTCGATTATGCGTCTGGGGGACGCAACTCGGATGCGAGTCGAGACAATTTCTAGCGGTGCAATGACGCTGGATTTAGCGCTGGGCGGGGGATTGCCGAAAGGACGGGTGATTGAAATTTACGGGCCGGAGAGTTCGGGAAAAACCACACTTGCCCTGCACGCGATCGCGGAAGTGCAAAAAAACGGTGGAGTTGCAGCATTTGTGGATGCAGAACACGCCCTCGATCCCACCTACTCTAAAGCTTTAGGCGTGGACATCGACAACTTGTTGGTTGCCCAACCGGATACTGGAGAAGCGGCATTAGAAATTGTCGATCAACTGGTTCGTTCAGCCGCAGTTGATATTGTGGTTATTGACTCCGTTGCAGCCCTTGTACCCCGCGCGGAAATTGAAGGGGAAATGGGCGATCATCAAGTAGGGGCGCAGGCGCGACTGATGAGTAAAGCGTTGCGCAAAATTGCCGGAAATATTGGAAAATCTGAATCTACGGTGATTTTTCTCAACCAATTGCGGCATAAAATTGGCGTAACCTACGGCAGTCCTGAAGTGACGACGGGCGGAAATGCCCTGAAGTTTTATGCCTCCGTGCGCTTGGATATTCGCCGCATTCAAACCCTAAAAAGAGGCACGGAAGGGGAATACGGCATTCGAGCAAAAGTGAAAGTTGCCAAAAATAAAGTAGCAGCGCCGTTTCGCATTGCCGAGTTTGATATCATTTTTGGACAAGGCATTTCTCAAGTGGGCTGTATGTTGGATTTAGCCGAGCAACACGGCATTGTCAATCGTAAAGGCGCTTGGTATAGCTATAACGGCGAAAACATTTCTCAAGGGCGCGATAACGCTGTGAAGTACCTGGAAGAAAATCCTCAAGTTGCCGCAGAAGTGGAACAAAAAGTGCGAGATAAACTCTACGCTGTTGTAGTGCCAGAAGAGAGTGCTAGTGCGAATTTGAATGGGAAAGGGAATCCTGAAGAAGAGTAG
- a CDS encoding RHS repeat domain-containing protein: MRYEYDDLYRLISEEVVGGDTTTYTYDDVGNRLSKTVNGTITNTYTYDDNDLLKVEIAGGDTIEYKYDKNGNLTERKENDVVTATYVWDDQNRMVQAQTDAGTVTYKYDDDNIRVSETVGGTTKSYVLDKNRPYAQVLAEYEDGNLDASYTYGLDLIEQERDGNESYYSVDGLGSTRGLTDENGTVTDTYTYDAYGEGVSEVGDTENDYRFAGEQFDGTLGQYYLRQRYYDPSSGRFTRRDTYEGNNLDPVSLHKYIYANADPVNGIDPSGFATLAEINASSSISEQLDAVNTASVTTTTQTVSTNLLKSGALAPETIQAMVSKGLLTRSSPAVQKVIQATIQASDDVLIRAWTNGAKGAQQHFFQRMISQPSRFVEVARRLGQPAFKYSAEGFKKFTTLAQELAKTPVGRSSFGQVFRKNGTTFVRTKIVNGNSTLLGHLDEGVQIVTKGGKLKTFRDASGQVLKSL, translated from the coding sequence GTGCGCTACGAGTACGATGATTTGTATCGCCTAATTTCCGAGGAAGTGGTTGGGGGAGATACCACCACCTACACCTACGATGACGTGGGGAACCGACTGTCGAAGACGGTTAATGGGACGATAACCAACACCTATACCTATGACGACAACGACCTTCTGAAAGTTGAGATTGCTGGTGGAGATACCATTGAGTACAAGTACGACAAGAATGGCAATCTCACCGAACGCAAGGAAAATGATGTCGTAACTGCCACTTACGTTTGGGACGACCAAAATCGCATGGTGCAGGCGCAAACCGATGCGGGGACTGTGACATACAAATACGATGACGACAATATTCGCGTCAGCGAGACGGTTGGCGGAACCACTAAAAGTTACGTTCTCGATAAGAATCGACCCTACGCTCAGGTTCTGGCGGAGTATGAGGATGGGAACCTGGATGCCAGTTATACCTATGGTCTGGATTTAATCGAGCAGGAACGCGATGGAAATGAGTCGTACTACTCTGTTGATGGTTTGGGGAGTACGCGAGGGTTAACCGATGAGAATGGGACGGTTACGGATACCTATACCTATGATGCTTATGGCGAAGGGGTTTCAGAGGTTGGGGATACGGAGAATGATTACCGTTTTGCTGGGGAGCAGTTTGATGGGACGCTGGGGCAGTATTATTTACGGCAGCGCTATTACGATCCTAGTTCGGGACGGTTTACAAGACGCGATACTTATGAGGGGAATAATTTAGATCCGGTTTCGCTCCATAAGTATATTTATGCGAATGCTGACCCGGTTAATGGTATCGATCCTAGTGGTTTTGCAACACTTGCTGAAATTAACGCGAGTAGTTCTATCTCTGAACAATTGGATGCAGTTAATACAGCTAGTGTTACAACAACGACCCAAACGGTATCTACAAATTTACTCAAATCTGGAGCCCTAGCACCAGAAACAATTCAAGCAATGGTTAGTAAGGGACTCCTAACTCGTAGTTCTCCTGCTGTTCAGAAAGTAATTCAAGCTACTATTCAAGCCTCTGATGATGTTCTAATACGGGCATGGACGAACGGAGCTAAAGGCGCTCAGCAGCACTTTTTCCAAAGGATGATTAGCCAACCAAGTCGGTTTGTCGAAGTAGCACGGCGTTTAGGTCAACCGGCATTTAAATATAGTGCAGAAGGCTTTAAAAAATTTACTACCCTAGCTCAAGAACTGGCTAAAACACCAGTAGGACGCTCTTCATTTGGACAGGTTTTTCGGAAAAATGGAACAACTTTTGTTAGAACTAAGATAGTTAATGGTAATTCAACTCTATTAGGACATCTTGATGAAGGAGTTCAAATTGTTACCAAGGGAGGAAAATTAAAAACCTTCCGAGATGCTTCAGGTCAAGTCTTGAAATCACTTTGA